A window from Enterocloster bolteae encodes these proteins:
- a CDS encoding spore coat protein CotJB — MPDRCQLLQQINEISFVVNDLNLYLDTHPTDGQALDAFSQAMAQRKQLLDSFAKEYEPLTLNCVCPETNNKSESHTKYPGQKHFTWSDGPLPWDCPEH, encoded by the coding sequence ATGCCTGACCGCTGCCAGCTGCTTCAGCAGATTAATGAGATAAGTTTTGTTGTCAATGACCTGAACCTGTATCTGGATACCCACCCAACAGACGGCCAGGCATTAGACGCGTTCAGCCAGGCCATGGCCCAGAGAAAACAGCTTCTGGATTCCTTTGCCAAGGAATATGAACCCCTTACCCTGAACTGTGTCTGCCCTGAAACCAATAACAAGTCCGAATCCCATACCAAGTATCCCGGCCAGAAGCATTTTACCTGGTCAGACGGACCTCTGCCATGGGACTGCCCGGAACATTAA
- a CDS encoding manganese catalase family protein: MWTYEKRLQFPVKITQTCPKTASLIISQFGGPDGELAASMRYLSQRYTMPCKEVGGLLTDIGTEELAHLEMICAIIYQLTKNLTPEQAKTAGFDAYYIDHTTALWPTAAAGVPFNACEFQSKGDAITDLHEDLAAEQKARTTYDNLIRIIENPEVREPLKFLRAREVVHFQRFGEALEKIKSKLDEKNFYYFNPEFDKQFVQNQK; the protein is encoded by the coding sequence ATGTGGACTTATGAAAAACGGTTACAATTTCCCGTAAAAATTACCCAGACCTGTCCCAAGACAGCGTCCCTGATTATCAGCCAGTTCGGCGGTCCTGACGGCGAATTAGCTGCTTCCATGCGTTATCTTTCCCAGCGTTACACTATGCCATGCAAGGAAGTGGGCGGACTGCTGACAGATATTGGCACAGAAGAGCTTGCCCATCTGGAAATGATCTGCGCCATTATCTATCAGCTGACCAAGAATCTGACCCCGGAACAGGCCAAGACAGCAGGCTTTGACGCCTATTATATCGACCACACCACGGCTCTTTGGCCTACGGCTGCTGCAGGTGTTCCCTTTAATGCCTGCGAATTCCAGTCCAAAGGCGATGCCATCACAGACCTTCATGAGGACCTGGCGGCAGAACAGAAGGCCAGGACCACGTATGACAACCTGATCCGCATTATTGAAAACCCGGAGGTAAGAGAACCCCTTAAATTCCTCCGGGCCAGGGAAGTCGTGCATTTCCAGCGTTTCGGGGAGGCGCTGGAAAAGATAAAGTCCAAGCTGGATGAAAAGAATTTTTACTACTTCAATCCTGAGTTTGATAAGCAGTTTGTACAGAACCAGAAATAA
- a CDS encoding sodium-dependent transporter gives MINSTDTQRDSWKTNWGFILSCIGSAVGMGNIWMFPARVSKYGGGTFLLPYFLFVIMIGLSGVIGEMAFGRAARSGPIGAFGQAMASRGKGRRLGEAIGYIPVLGSLSLAIGYSVIVGWILRYSAGSLTGTTLAPGDVDGFALAFSSMAGSFGNNFWQTVGLVITFIIMVLGISGGIEKINKIIMPLFFLLFLGLAVYMAFQPSAADGYRYIFRIDLKGLADPMTWVFALGQAFFSLSLAGNGTLIYGSYLDDREDVTNAAWKVALFDTLAALLAALVIIPAMATAGSGLDEGGPGLIFIYLPNLFKSMPGSRVLVIVFFTAVLFAGISSLINLFEAPIAALQQQFKLSRRTSVSVITAAALAIGLCIQGIVSGWMDFVSIYICPLGAGLAGIMFFWVFGSDYAKKEVEKGRLRPIGPWFSFMTSYLFCGLTAAVFVLGIVFGGIG, from the coding sequence GTGATTAACTCAACTGACACTCAAAGGGATTCCTGGAAAACAAATTGGGGATTTATCCTGTCCTGCATCGGTTCCGCCGTTGGAATGGGCAATATATGGATGTTTCCCGCCAGAGTCTCCAAATACGGCGGCGGAACCTTTCTGCTTCCCTATTTCCTCTTTGTCATTATGATAGGCCTTTCCGGCGTTATCGGGGAAATGGCATTCGGCCGCGCCGCCCGCTCCGGACCTATAGGCGCCTTTGGCCAGGCCATGGCCAGCAGGGGAAAAGGACGGCGTCTGGGAGAAGCCATCGGATATATCCCGGTTCTGGGCTCCCTGTCCCTGGCTATCGGATACTCTGTCATCGTGGGCTGGATCCTCCGCTACAGCGCGGGTTCTCTGACCGGCACTACACTGGCTCCCGGCGATGTGGACGGCTTTGCCCTTGCTTTTAGTTCCATGGCCGGATCCTTCGGAAATAATTTCTGGCAGACTGTTGGACTGGTTATCACCTTTATCATCATGGTACTGGGCATATCCGGCGGTATTGAAAAAATCAACAAAATAATCATGCCCCTATTCTTCCTCTTGTTCCTGGGACTGGCTGTCTACATGGCGTTCCAGCCCTCTGCCGCGGATGGATACCGCTATATCTTCCGGATTGACCTTAAAGGCCTGGCAGATCCCATGACATGGGTATTCGCCCTGGGACAGGCGTTCTTCTCACTGTCACTGGCAGGAAACGGCACCTTAATCTACGGCTCCTATCTGGATGACCGGGAGGATGTGACCAATGCAGCATGGAAGGTAGCCCTTTTTGACACCCTGGCAGCCCTGCTTGCTGCTCTTGTCATCATCCCGGCCATGGCAACTGCGGGTTCCGGGCTGGATGAAGGCGGACCCGGACTGATTTTCATTTACCTTCCCAACCTTTTTAAATCCATGCCCGGAAGCCGTGTCCTGGTTATCGTGTTCTTCACAGCCGTACTGTTTGCCGGGATCTCCTCCCTGATTAATCTGTTCGAGGCCCCCATTGCCGCTTTACAGCAGCAGTTTAAACTCAGCCGCAGGACATCTGTCTCCGTAATAACGGCTGCCGCCCTGGCCATCGGACTGTGCATCCAGGGCATTGTATCCGGGTGGATGGATTTTGTATCCATCTATATCTGCCCTCTTGGAGCAGGTTTGGCCGGTATCATGTTTTTCTGGGTATTTGGATCGGACTATGCGAAAAAAGAAGTGGAAAAAGGCCGTCTGCGTCCCATAGGACCCTGGTTTTCTTTCATGACATCCTATCTGTTCTGCGGTTTAACGGCGGCGGTCTTTGTTTTGGGAATTGTATTTGGAGGAATCGGGTAG
- a CDS encoding MATE family efflux transporter, with translation MKSSSTQENPLGILPVNQLLARFAIPSIIAMLVSALYNIVDQFYIGRSVGMLGNAATNVAFPLTITCTAISLMCGIGGAANFNLSLGSGEKEEATRYAGNAVFMLAAIGILLCLTVRLFLKPLMIVFGATPDVLDYSLTYTGITSLGFPFLILTTGGSNLIRADGSPRFSMMCTLTGAVLNTILDPLFIFGFHMGMAGAALATIIGQIISGIMVIVYLTRFKTVRLSLGSLVPVPSHMKAIAALGMAPFFNQMAMMVVQIVMNNILRYYGAQSHYGSEIPLACAGIITKVNMIFFSLVIGLSQGLQPIVSFNYGARKFRRVREAYLKAVLIATMISTLSFLCFQLIPRQIIGIFGSGSEEYFHFAEQYFRIFLFFTFLNGLQPITANYFTSIGKAAKGIFISLTRQIIFLLPLIVVLPMFLGIEGVMYSAPVADLMAALLALVFVTRELRRMRGMEEEMNCGAETAD, from the coding sequence ATGAAATCTTCATCAACTCAAGAAAATCCACTGGGTATTCTGCCCGTGAACCAGCTTTTGGCCCGGTTTGCCATACCCAGCATCATAGCCATGCTGGTCAGCGCCCTGTATAACATTGTAGACCAGTTTTACATAGGAAGAAGCGTGGGTATGCTGGGAAATGCTGCCACCAACGTGGCCTTTCCCCTTACCATCACCTGTACTGCCATCTCCCTGATGTGCGGCATCGGCGGGGCTGCCAATTTTAATCTGTCCCTTGGCAGCGGCGAAAAAGAGGAAGCCACACGCTATGCAGGCAACGCTGTATTTATGCTGGCTGCCATTGGAATCCTCCTATGTCTCACGGTCAGGCTTTTCCTGAAACCGCTTATGATTGTATTTGGGGCCACTCCGGATGTTCTGGACTATTCACTGACCTATACCGGCATCACGTCCCTTGGATTTCCATTCCTTATCCTGACCACAGGCGGCTCCAACCTGATCCGCGCAGACGGCAGTCCCCGTTTTTCCATGATGTGTACTCTCACGGGCGCCGTCCTCAATACCATACTGGACCCGTTGTTTATCTTCGGCTTCCACATGGGGATGGCGGGGGCCGCACTGGCTACCATCATCGGGCAGATCATATCCGGCATCATGGTCATTGTATACCTGACCCGGTTTAAGACAGTGCGCCTGTCCCTGGGCTCTCTTGTGCCTGTTCCATCCCATATGAAGGCCATTGCCGCCCTGGGTATGGCCCCCTTCTTTAACCAGATGGCCATGATGGTGGTACAGATTGTAATGAACAACATCCTTCGCTATTACGGAGCCCAATCCCACTATGGAAGTGAGATTCCCCTGGCCTGCGCAGGCATCATAACCAAGGTGAACATGATATTCTTCTCCCTGGTCATCGGTCTGTCCCAGGGATTACAGCCTATTGTCAGCTTTAACTACGGCGCCAGGAAATTCAGGCGGGTCCGAGAGGCTTATCTGAAAGCTGTGCTCATCGCAACCATGATTTCCACCCTGTCCTTCCTGTGCTTCCAGCTGATACCCAGGCAAATCATCGGCATCTTTGGCTCAGGCAGCGAGGAATACTTTCACTTTGCGGAACAATACTTCCGCATATTCCTGTTCTTCACATTTTTAAACGGGCTCCAGCCTATCACGGCTAATTACTTTACGTCCATCGGAAAGGCGGCAAAGGGTATCTTCATCTCCCTTACCAGGCAGATTATCTTCCTTCTGCCCCTGATTGTGGTCCTTCCCATGTTCCTCGGCATTGAGGGCGTGATGTACTCTGCACCGGTTGCTGATTTAATGGCTGCCCTCCTGGCCCTGGTATTTGTTACCAGGGAGCTTCGCAGAATGCGGGGTATGGAAGAAGAGATGAACTGCGGGGCGGAGACGGCGGACTAA
- the otnK gene encoding 3-oxo-tetronate kinase has protein sequence MILGCVADDFTGASDAASFLQAGGANVILSNGIPEREDEDILEAQAVVIALKTRTCPPGEAVDRSMAAFSWLKAHGARMLYFKYCSTFDSTENGNIGPVLDAALERWDIPYTLLCPALLENGRSVKDGKLYVNGVLLEDSPMKDHPLNPMRDSRLKYLMERQSRYPCFNLGAGELERGFRPYEKPGHYYLIPDYYEEKHGRMIAKQYGNLPLLSGGSGLLRMIARTWEPDEERSVLTPSRCAAPVILAGSCSEATRTQIRYYESKGGASLRIHPLRFVQGIQTMEHIRAFLEENKDQAALVYTSAPPDEVNRIKAEWRESYPPLEHYNEELLAGTAAYALESGRKRIIAAGGETSGAVMQKLEMHTFHIGRSIAPGVPVMYPAEQEGMELILKSGNFGQEDFFIRAARDI, from the coding sequence ATGATATTAGGATGTGTGGCAGATGATTTCACAGGGGCCAGCGATGCCGCCTCCTTTCTTCAGGCAGGAGGCGCAAATGTGATACTCAGCAACGGGATACCTGAGAGGGAGGATGAGGATATCTTGGAAGCCCAGGCAGTGGTCATAGCACTGAAAACCAGAACCTGTCCTCCCGGCGAGGCGGTGGACCGGAGCATGGCTGCCTTTTCCTGGCTGAAGGCCCATGGGGCACGTATGCTGTATTTTAAATATTGTTCCACCTTTGATTCCACGGAAAATGGAAACATAGGCCCGGTTCTGGATGCAGCCCTAGAACGGTGGGACATACCGTACACGCTTTTATGCCCTGCTCTGCTGGAAAATGGAAGAAGCGTGAAGGATGGTAAGCTGTATGTCAATGGAGTACTGCTGGAAGATAGTCCGATGAAGGATCACCCTCTGAACCCAATGAGGGATTCCAGGCTAAAGTACCTGATGGAGAGGCAGAGCCGCTACCCCTGCTTTAACCTGGGGGCAGGTGAACTGGAACGGGGGTTCAGGCCTTACGAGAAACCAGGGCATTATTACCTGATCCCGGATTATTATGAAGAGAAGCACGGGAGAATGATTGCTAAACAATACGGGAATCTTCCGCTTTTGTCAGGCGGATCCGGTCTGCTCAGGATGATTGCCCGTACATGGGAACCGGATGAGGAGAGGAGTGTTCTCACACCGTCCCGTTGTGCGGCTCCTGTCATACTGGCTGGAAGCTGTTCTGAGGCTACCAGGACACAAATCAGGTATTATGAGTCAAAGGGCGGTGCTTCTTTGCGTATCCATCCCCTCCGGTTTGTGCAGGGCATCCAGACAATGGAACACATCAGGGCATTCCTGGAAGAAAATAAAGATCAGGCAGCGCTGGTGTACACTTCAGCGCCGCCTGATGAGGTAAATCGTATAAAAGCAGAGTGGAGGGAGTCATATCCGCCACTGGAACATTATAACGAGGAACTATTGGCCGGAACAGCCGCCTATGCCTTGGAATCTGGAAGAAAAAGAATCATAGCAGCAGGAGGGGAGACGTCAGGCGCCGTTATGCAGAAGCTGGAAATGCACACCTTTCATATCGGACGGTCCATTGCTCCGGGGGTTCCGGTTATGTATCCTGCGGAACAGGAAGGGATGGAGCTGATTCTTAAGTCCGGCAATTTCGGCCAGGAGGATTTCTTTATCCGGGCTGCAAGGGACATCTGA
- a CDS encoding aspartate/glutamate racemase family protein: MERKVAVIHTTVVTCDGINSRLKALVPDAEVMNIVDDSLLNDVKKEGMLTKEVTRRLLTYALEAQDWGAELILNACSSVGEGVDVIRPLLKIPYLKIDEPMARSAVEKGEKIAVYGTVKTTLEPSARLISHIAEAEKKKVVVDSYLASDAFEALTVEKNQEKHNQILEALIRDTGKQYDVLVLAQASMSVLIPCLADITKPILSSMDSGVEAAAKALKGL; this comes from the coding sequence ATGGAAAGAAAGGTTGCGGTAATCCATACCACAGTTGTTACCTGCGACGGCATCAACAGCAGGCTTAAGGCGCTGGTACCGGACGCCGAGGTGATGAACATTGTGGATGATAGTCTTTTAAATGATGTGAAAAAGGAAGGAATGCTGACAAAGGAGGTTACCAGGCGGCTTTTAACATATGCTCTTGAGGCACAGGACTGGGGAGCAGAGCTGATTCTTAACGCCTGTTCCTCGGTGGGGGAGGGAGTGGATGTCATAAGACCCCTTTTAAAGATTCCTTACCTTAAAATTGATGAACCAATGGCCCGCAGTGCAGTGGAAAAGGGTGAAAAAATAGCTGTATACGGCACGGTGAAAACCACGCTGGAGCCAAGTGCGAGGCTCATAAGCCATATTGCAGAAGCAGAGAAAAAGAAGGTTGTGGTGGATTCCTATTTGGCTTCCGATGCGTTTGAAGCGCTGACAGTGGAGAAGAATCAGGAAAAGCATAATCAGATACTGGAAGCGCTGATTCGGGATACGGGGAAACAGTATGATGTTCTGGTCCTGGCACAGGCCAGCATGAGCGTATTGATTCCATGTCTGGCAGATATCACAAAACCAATCCTGAGCAGCATGGATTCAGGTGTGGAGGCAGCCGCCAAGGCGTTAAAGGGTTTATAA
- a CDS encoding class II aldolase/adducin family protein: MSQETIQRAIQKAKEQVMWGCRTMVDKGYALGTAGNISARVEGEPLFVITPSARPYLTMKPEDLAVGDMDGNVVSGPYKPSIEFSMHLGIYKERPEVNCIVHTHSKFATAVSAMDGVEKVPVIDIEGVVYLGGEILVAPFAPPGSGELAAHVRNTIGTNAGLLMASHGAIGTGLTMEDAMISSDNVERACEMYLAILGAGRQVRKLPEDYMEMAKKKSLVRRNVVL, encoded by the coding sequence ATGTCACAGGAAACAATACAAAGAGCAATACAAAAAGCAAAAGAGCAGGTCATGTGGGGATGCAGGACCATGGTGGACAAGGGGTATGCATTGGGTACAGCAGGCAATATCAGCGCCAGGGTGGAGGGAGAACCATTGTTTGTCATTACCCCGTCAGCCAGACCGTATCTCACGATGAAGCCGGAGGACCTGGCTGTGGGGGATATGGATGGAAATGTGGTGTCGGGACCCTATAAGCCTTCCATTGAATTTTCCATGCATTTGGGTATTTATAAGGAAAGACCGGAGGTTAACTGCATCGTGCACACACACTCCAAATTTGCCACGGCTGTCAGCGCCATGGACGGTGTTGAGAAGGTGCCGGTCATTGACATTGAGGGCGTGGTGTATCTGGGCGGGGAGATACTGGTGGCCCCGTTTGCACCTCCAGGATCCGGTGAGCTGGCAGCGCATGTAAGGAATACCATTGGGACAAACGCAGGCCTGCTCATGGCCAGCCATGGCGCCATCGGCACAGGTCTTACCATGGAAGATGCCATGATATCCAGCGACAATGTGGAGAGGGCCTGTGAAATGTATCTGGCAATCCTGGGGGCAGGGCGCCAGGTAAGGAAACTGCCTGAGGATTATATGGAAATGGCAAAGAAAAAGTCGCTGGTAAGAAGAAATGTAGTTTTATAG